From Segatella copri, the proteins below share one genomic window:
- a CDS encoding C10 family peptidase, protein MKRLLHIQFLLVLLLALGYSPLQAKRITQWQAQQQAYSFWGKQMPQKAKAKSRTATTASPSDAYYVFNNDAGGFVIIAGDDAVTPVLGYTSTGSFDAENLPDGLKDLLKSYERQIAALGDNYVANQTATRAGFTGEKLLNTAEWNQMAPFNKYTPNNYVTGCVATAGAIVMKHHGYPAKGTGSHSYTWNGKTLTANFEHTYDWASMPAIYDGTNDAAFDGVARLMADLGVAVEMQYNKDGSGAYIGNLVTALQKYYGYSKLSHLMAIEDVGAEAWNGRLREEIDANRPVLYAASDPARGGHAFVIDGYKDESFSVNWGWGGYCDGFYQIGALNPESNGKPEGDKYNVGQSAVFGMEPSDGTEKISGMGFMTNVGRFHILNMNITDVKKGQKVGIFCAPIGNTGDQPFTGEVDVALMNAKGEMRKIVTSIPLTVDDLDPGYYYSSPSFNFVSTVDAEPGDYLAIVAKEKGSSEYIELYDSNFERLRLPATGYVPRTYEIRTKVGEGATIKQAETWYNPSTNFYNGKPVIGAYYCYYLTLDAGIANCCVELNGELVNDINLGTDQPNSFRGIEPVYTLEVKTYRNYQEKDTTINLMGAGTLKQALANGNPDYFVYRNIKVNGEIDKRDFDELASHYFKSIDLSGAKVVAYDGYKADMVPDYAFDGNTYLEHFKMPAGVRELGFNAFMSTNLKEIDLPETIEEFGRNTFNSCFELTDVYMRHKEAPYWISWCVFANKSSRLYRTLHLYPGSKAKYEAHQYTQNWIVYFDNVVEDLEPTGIHSVTLDKETGNKAIYDLNGRRIQNVPSRGIYIQNGKKISVK, encoded by the coding sequence ATGAAGCGACTATTACACATTCAATTTCTATTGGTATTGTTGCTGGCGCTGGGATACTCTCCTCTGCAAGCCAAGCGAATCACACAATGGCAGGCTCAGCAACAGGCCTACAGTTTCTGGGGAAAGCAGATGCCGCAGAAGGCGAAGGCGAAGAGCCGCACGGCTACTACTGCATCGCCATCGGATGCTTACTATGTATTTAACAACGATGCCGGCGGATTCGTCATTATCGCTGGTGATGATGCCGTAACACCAGTCTTGGGCTATACCTCAACGGGATCATTTGATGCAGAAAATCTGCCTGACGGACTGAAGGATCTGCTGAAGAGCTATGAGCGGCAGATTGCGGCGCTGGGCGACAATTATGTAGCGAACCAGACTGCTACAAGAGCCGGTTTTACAGGCGAAAAACTGCTCAATACCGCAGAATGGAACCAGATGGCTCCATTCAATAAGTATACGCCAAACAACTATGTAACAGGCTGTGTGGCAACGGCTGGAGCCATCGTGATGAAGCACCACGGCTATCCTGCCAAGGGTACCGGAAGCCATTCCTATACCTGGAACGGCAAGACCCTGACTGCCAATTTCGAGCATACCTACGACTGGGCAAGCATGCCTGCTATATATGACGGCACCAACGATGCCGCTTTCGACGGCGTAGCAAGACTGATGGCAGACCTCGGTGTGGCAGTGGAGATGCAGTATAATAAGGACGGAAGCGGTGCGTATATCGGCAACCTGGTAACCGCCCTGCAGAAGTACTACGGCTACAGCAAACTTTCGCATCTGATGGCAATAGAAGATGTGGGTGCTGAGGCATGGAACGGCAGACTGCGCGAGGAGATTGATGCCAACCGCCCTGTGCTCTATGCTGCTTCTGACCCAGCTAGAGGCGGTCATGCCTTCGTAATTGATGGATACAAGGACGAAAGCTTCAGCGTAAACTGGGGCTGGGGAGGCTATTGTGACGGTTTCTACCAGATAGGAGCCCTGAATCCGGAAAGCAACGGAAAACCAGAGGGCGATAAGTATAATGTAGGTCAATCGGCAGTATTCGGCATGGAACCTTCTGATGGTACGGAGAAAATCTCTGGCATGGGATTCATGACAAATGTAGGTAGGTTTCATATACTGAATATGAATATCACCGATGTGAAGAAGGGGCAGAAGGTTGGCATCTTCTGTGCGCCAATCGGTAATACGGGAGACCAGCCGTTTACCGGAGAAGTAGACGTAGCGCTGATGAATGCGAAGGGCGAGATGCGGAAAATCGTAACATCCATCCCTCTGACTGTTGATGATTTAGACCCTGGTTATTATTATTCGTCTCCGTCTTTCAATTTTGTGAGTACAGTGGATGCAGAACCGGGTGATTATCTGGCTATTGTGGCAAAGGAAAAAGGCTCTTCGGAATATATAGAGCTGTATGATTCGAACTTCGAGAGATTGCGTCTGCCGGCAACCGGATATGTGCCTCGTACATATGAAATCAGAACGAAAGTGGGAGAAGGTGCAACGATTAAGCAAGCAGAAACGTGGTATAATCCTTCCACCAATTTCTATAATGGCAAACCTGTTATCGGTGCCTATTACTGTTATTATCTGACGTTAGATGCAGGCATTGCGAACTGTTGCGTTGAATTGAATGGCGAACTGGTTAATGATATCAATTTGGGTACTGACCAGCCGAATTCTTTCAGAGGTATTGAACCGGTTTATACCCTTGAGGTTAAGACTTATCGCAACTATCAGGAAAAGGATACTACAATCAACCTGATGGGGGCTGGAACGCTGAAGCAAGCACTTGCCAACGGAAATCCTGACTATTTTGTATACAGAAATATCAAGGTGAACGGCGAGATTGACAAGCGCGACTTTGATGAGCTGGCAAGTCATTATTTCAAGAGCATCGACTTGAGCGGTGCCAAGGTGGTGGCTTATGATGGCTACAAGGCTGATATGGTTCCTGATTATGCATTTGATGGCAACACTTATCTGGAGCATTTCAAGATGCCAGCCGGTGTCAGGGAGTTAGGCTTCAACGCCTTCATGTCTACCAATCTGAAGGAAATTGATTTGCCTGAGACGATAGAGGAGTTCGGCCGCAATACATTCAATTCCTGCTTCGAATTGACGGATGTATATATGCGTCATAAGGAGGCTCCTTACTGGATAAGCTGGTGTGTATTTGCCAACAAGAGCAGTCGGTTGTATCGCACGCTGCATCTCTATCCGGGCAGCAAGGCAAAGTATGAGGCTCATCAGTATACCCAGAACTGGATAGTATACTTCGATAATGTGGTAGAGGACCTGGAGCCTACCGGCATCCATTCAGTAACATTGGATAAGGAGACTGGCAATAAGGCGATTTATGACCTGAACGGCCGCAGAATACAAAATGTTCCATCTAGGGGTATCTATATCCAGAATGGAAAGAAGATCAGCGTTAAGTAA
- a CDS encoding outer membrane beta-barrel family protein, which translates to MKINNSTKKSLLIIALAMASTTYQTQAAPIEHIGDRYIMHIPEMELTGEESLLDVLMMCPEVISLDGNNIIGGDPFANLYGKFVIRIDNQEYGLDYATFLHHFKAREIETIKVCQNAEVMKGCSSLKKVIDITLRKKENGTTGRWGLFGDTYGGAKGIVSVISQQDKLRVLSHVEGNFQRTSSSDKDAYQGISSTTMNHYSHEGAKLNLLWTPTAKDVLEIDAMQTYTRNHFTHTPADYVRAYHLQADYTRTLADNGSSILFTLGAEHISDNGRTLEETQTAPYQNHSTYPFMVVEYATPVVTSNLWITAGFEGGLSIEKNCIAGYTNHSNYQDFYAQLDYNIGKWGFMAGDRFRIINFRPKQIAPEEHWKHTTRNHIYSASAYYSFTPGHTLQATYCRRIFNPEFGDFVTAGDMEGAWQPVYTADIVNSMANVVELKHTYSRPAFVLSTSVKNIHQHLFSATHDNTLGIGSTAFWHKGILRLTAGVNYFWQRSETPSEEAQQRNAEYNHFAVFKLAPQLTMADGWRFTGNLIWCTRRRSDAYTPANLYAEVGVYKNLGKHWTLEGRFHDMASQHFGNRAATIGCTYYF; encoded by the coding sequence ATGAAGATAAACAACAGTACGAAGAAAAGCCTGCTCATCATCGCACTCGCGATGGCCAGCACTACTTACCAGACACAGGCCGCCCCGATAGAACATATCGGCGACAGATACATCATGCATATTCCAGAAATGGAACTCACAGGCGAAGAATCACTCCTCGATGTGCTCATGATGTGCCCGGAAGTCATCTCGCTCGACGGCAACAACATCATCGGCGGAGATCCATTCGCCAACCTCTACGGCAAGTTCGTCATCCGTATCGACAACCAGGAATACGGACTCGATTACGCCACCTTCCTCCACCATTTCAAGGCTCGGGAGATAGAAACCATCAAGGTGTGCCAGAACGCCGAAGTGATGAAGGGATGCAGCAGTCTGAAGAAAGTCATCGACATCACACTGCGAAAGAAGGAGAACGGAACCACCGGCAGATGGGGACTCTTCGGTGATACCTACGGCGGCGCAAAAGGCATCGTCAGCGTCATCAGCCAGCAGGATAAACTCCGTGTGCTCAGTCATGTAGAAGGCAACTTCCAGCGCACCTCCAGCAGCGATAAGGATGCCTACCAGGGCATCTCAAGCACCACCATGAACCACTACTCCCACGAGGGTGCCAAGCTCAATCTGCTCTGGACGCCTACGGCGAAGGATGTGCTCGAAATAGATGCGATGCAGACCTATACCCGCAACCATTTCACCCACACCCCAGCCGATTACGTGCGCGCCTATCATCTGCAGGCTGACTATACCCGCACGCTCGCCGACAACGGCTCCAGCATCCTCTTTACCCTCGGTGCCGAGCATATCAGCGACAACGGCCGCACGCTGGAAGAAACCCAGACTGCGCCCTATCAGAACCACTCTACCTACCCCTTCATGGTGGTAGAATACGCCACTCCGGTCGTCACCTCCAATCTCTGGATTACGGCAGGTTTCGAGGGCGGTCTCTCCATCGAGAAGAACTGCATCGCCGGTTACACCAACCATTCCAACTATCAGGATTTCTACGCCCAGCTGGATTACAACATCGGCAAGTGGGGATTCATGGCAGGCGACCGCTTCCGCATCATCAACTTCCGTCCTAAGCAGATTGCGCCGGAAGAGCACTGGAAGCATACCACGCGCAACCATATCTACTCGGCGAGTGCCTATTACAGCTTCACGCCGGGTCATACCCTGCAGGCCACCTACTGCCGCCGCATCTTCAATCCCGAGTTTGGCGATTTCGTTACCGCGGGCGATATGGAGGGCGCCTGGCAGCCGGTTTATACCGCCGATATCGTCAACAGCATGGCGAATGTGGTAGAGCTCAAGCATACCTACAGCCGTCCTGCCTTCGTGCTCAGCACCTCGGTGAAGAACATCCACCAGCACCTGTTCAGTGCCACTCACGACAATACGCTCGGCATCGGCTCCACCGCCTTCTGGCATAAGGGCATCCTTCGCCTCACAGCCGGAGTCAACTACTTCTGGCAGCGCAGCGAAACCCCTTCAGAGGAGGCTCAGCAGCGCAATGCAGAGTATAATCATTTTGCCGTATTCAAGTTGGCACCGCAGCTCACAATGGCCGATGGCTGGCGCTTTACGGGCAATCTCATCTGGTGTACCCGCCGCCGCAGCGATGCCTACACCCCGGCTAATCTCTATGCCGAGGTAGGGGTGTACAAGAATCTGGGCAAGCACTGGACGCTCGAAGGCCGCTTCCACGATATGGCGAGCCAGCACTTCGGCAACCGCGCTGCCACCATCGGCTGCACGTATTATTTTTAA
- a CDS encoding NigD1/NigD2 family lipoprotein, with amino-acid sequence MRKIDFKKIGLAAMMLLSALTFQSCDNDNDTDWDRVFPNALVTVKKSGDACYLQLDDNTTLLAKNLKPTIFDGKEVRALVNYTQTSEKSEKYNQVIHVNWIDSILTKKPVPSLGSDTENREKYGDDMVDIVRDWVTVAEDGYLTLRFRALWGGQKVHYINLVTGVNPENPYEVELRHNVNGDPQNYWRDALVAFNLNGVVPDTEGKTVKLTIRWRSSKGYKKVAFDYCSRKPISSPKMLEGYSQAGRDIR; translated from the coding sequence ATGAGAAAAATTGATTTCAAGAAGATCGGGCTGGCAGCGATGATGCTCCTGTCGGCCCTCACATTCCAGTCGTGCGATAACGATAACGATACCGATTGGGACCGCGTTTTCCCTAACGCACTGGTAACCGTGAAGAAGAGTGGTGATGCCTGCTATCTGCAGCTCGACGACAACACCACGCTGCTCGCCAAGAACCTGAAACCTACCATCTTTGACGGTAAGGAGGTTCGCGCCCTGGTCAACTACACGCAGACCTCGGAGAAGAGCGAGAAGTATAACCAGGTGATTCACGTCAACTGGATAGACAGCATCCTGACCAAGAAGCCAGTTCCATCGCTCGGTTCTGATACCGAGAACCGCGAGAAGTATGGCGACGACATGGTCGACATCGTGCGCGACTGGGTAACGGTGGCAGAAGATGGCTATCTCACCCTCCGTTTCCGTGCTCTCTGGGGCGGTCAGAAGGTGCATTACATCAACCTCGTTACGGGTGTGAATCCAGAGAATCCTTACGAGGTAGAGCTGCGCCACAATGTTAATGGCGACCCTCAGAACTACTGGCGAGATGCCCTCGTAGCGTTCAACCTGAACGGAGTCGTGCCTGATACCGAAGGCAAGACGGTGAAGCTCACCATCCGCTGGCGTTCCAGCAAGGGCTACAAGAAGGTAGCTTTCGACTACTGTTCGCGCAAGCCTATCAGCAGCCCGAAGATGCTCGAAGGATACAGCCAGGCAGGAAGAGATATCCGATAA
- a CDS encoding smalltalk protein, protein MKASTWKTILQIAISFLTAIATTLGVTSCSSF, encoded by the coding sequence ATGAAAGCAAGTACCTGGAAAACAATTTTGCAGATTGCAATCTCCTTCCTTACAGCCATCGCTACCACCCTCGGTGTAACAAGCTGCAGCAGCTTTTAA
- a CDS encoding HU family DNA-binding protein has translation MEQKGTLKYRKLQRTPQSGENAGKKKWYATAVTDREVDFEGFVSHISDHGSPYSRGTIHGVLMDALDHLQELILDGKSVRLSDLGLFSIGMTSKAEDTKEKVTAASVEGVHLIVRNTKSWSNSELRKKCKIQEYGGYTGTDEGGTSGGTSGGTEQGGDTSQGGSGTTGGGTQPGGGSQEGGDGLE, from the coding sequence ATGGAACAGAAAGGAACATTGAAGTATCGTAAGTTGCAGCGTACACCACAGAGCGGCGAGAACGCAGGTAAGAAAAAGTGGTATGCCACTGCGGTAACCGACCGCGAGGTGGATTTCGAGGGATTCGTATCCCATATCTCCGACCACGGTTCGCCTTACTCCCGAGGTACTATCCACGGTGTGCTGATGGATGCACTCGACCATCTGCAGGAGTTGATTCTCGACGGTAAGAGTGTGCGTCTCTCTGATCTCGGTCTGTTCTCCATCGGTATGACTTCGAAGGCGGAGGATACCAAGGAGAAGGTAACGGCTGCCAGCGTAGAGGGTGTACACCTGATTGTGAGAAACACAAAAAGCTGGAGCAACTCTGAGCTGCGCAAGAAGTGCAAGATTCAGGAGTACGGCGGCTATACCGGCACCGACGAGGGTGGCACCTCTGGTGGTACCTCGGGCGGCACTGAACAAGGCGGCGACACCAGCCAGGGCGGCTCCGGAACTACCGGCGGCGGTACGCAGCCAGGCGGCGGCTCTCAGGAAGGCGGCGACGGGCTTGAATAA
- a CDS encoding ATP-binding protein: MERLAINELLKWKNKQYRKPLIIEGARQVGKTWLVKEFARQNYKQLAYVNFEEMKILQNLFEQDFSIPRILTAIGAATNVTCTEGETLIFLDEIQAAPHAVTSLKYFAENAPGYHVIAAGSLLGIELHQGESFPVGKVDFLSLYPMNFIEFVMAMGEKNLAQLLQTKDWNMITMFAPKFQELLKYYYYVGGMPEAVLSFSQNRDWKEVRTIQKDILNSYQRDMSKHAPSEIIPRITDLWKSLPAQLSKENRKFIYGVVREGARAREYELALQWLLDAGLIYKVYNVKAPRLPLASYEDRAAFKIFVLDVGLLGAMSNLKAATIVAGNSIFTEFKGALTEQYVLQQLILRYEPYYYAKTNSTQEIDFLLQDEEDEIVPLEVKAETNVKAKSLRQFVADNQSKKAYRISMNDYLQEDWVTNVPLYAVNGLEFYSIQN; this comes from the coding sequence ATGGAAAGATTAGCTATCAATGAACTTCTGAAATGGAAGAATAAACAATATCGTAAACCTCTTATTATAGAGGGCGCCAGACAGGTGGGAAAGACTTGGCTGGTGAAGGAGTTTGCCCGCCAGAATTACAAGCAGCTGGCATATGTGAACTTTGAAGAGATGAAGATCCTGCAGAATCTATTTGAACAGGATTTCAGTATTCCTAGAATTCTTACAGCTATTGGGGCTGCAACGAATGTAACCTGCACAGAGGGCGAAACGCTGATATTCCTGGATGAGATTCAGGCTGCCCCTCATGCTGTTACTTCTCTCAAATATTTTGCAGAGAATGCGCCGGGCTATCATGTCATAGCTGCAGGTTCTCTTCTGGGTATCGAACTGCATCAGGGGGAATCTTTTCCTGTGGGTAAGGTGGATTTTCTCTCTCTGTATCCAATGAACTTTATCGAGTTCGTGATGGCTATGGGGGAGAAGAATCTGGCGCAGCTGCTTCAGACGAAGGATTGGAATATGATAACGATGTTTGCTCCCAAGTTTCAGGAACTCTTGAAGTATTATTACTACGTGGGAGGCATGCCTGAAGCCGTATTGAGCTTTAGCCAGAATCGTGACTGGAAAGAGGTGAGAACCATACAGAAGGACATTCTGAACAGTTATCAGAGAGATATGTCGAAGCATGCTCCATCGGAGATTATTCCCCGTATTACTGATTTGTGGAAATCCTTGCCCGCCCAGTTGAGCAAGGAAAACAGGAAGTTTATCTATGGAGTGGTGCGCGAGGGGGCAAGAGCCCGGGAGTATGAGTTGGCCTTGCAGTGGCTGCTGGATGCCGGACTGATATATAAGGTATATAATGTGAAGGCTCCCCGACTGCCGCTTGCCAGTTATGAAGACCGGGCGGCCTTCAAGATCTTTGTCCTGGATGTCGGGCTTCTAGGTGCGATGTCTAATCTCAAGGCTGCGACAATAGTGGCTGGCAACAGTATTTTTACAGAGTTTAAAGGGGCATTGACGGAACAGTATGTTTTGCAGCAGCTAATTCTCAGGTATGAACCGTATTATTATGCCAAGACCAACAGTACTCAGGAGATTGATTTTCTGCTCCAGGATGAGGAGGATGAGATTGTTCCGCTGGAGGTGAAAGCCGAGACGAATGTCAAGGCAAAGAGCCTGCGCCAGTTTGTTGCAGACAACCAGTCAAAGAAGGCCTATCGCATCTCCATGAATGATTATCTGCAGGAAGATTGGGTTACTAACGTACCGCTCTATGCGGTAAATGGTCTCGAATTTTATTCGATACAAAATTAA
- a CDS encoding DUF6575 domain-containing protein, with amino-acid sequence MKTIKGICIKKRNFDKFKKVADLIYFDGPLLSHYVTNKGDNYLFYWIDQDDTNNRWMFIRTDYDNIQKYTNKKQTLRNVLSSPLDDIVYTVDIDEEGNHHNFQTHSIEDLPEDYLPTEDSYYEFEPEDVNKENLSIAEMSGKKLDWFRKVCAAVL; translated from the coding sequence ATGAAAACAATAAAAGGTATTTGCATAAAGAAGCGCAACTTCGACAAATTCAAGAAAGTGGCCGATCTTATATATTTCGATGGACCATTGTTGTCACACTACGTTACCAACAAGGGTGACAACTATCTCTTCTATTGGATAGACCAAGATGATACAAACAATCGTTGGATGTTCATCAGAACCGATTACGACAATATACAAAAGTACACGAATAAAAAGCAAACATTGCGTAACGTATTAAGTTCGCCATTAGACGACATAGTATATACTGTCGATATTGATGAAGAAGGCAATCATCACAACTTCCAGACCCACTCCATAGAAGATCTTCCAGAGGATTATCTCCCTACCGAAGATTCTTATTATGAATTTGAGCCAGAAGATGTGAACAAAGAGAACTTATCCATAGCAGAAATGAGCGGCAAGAAACTCGACTGGTTCCGCAAGGTCTGTGCAGCGGTACTTTAG
- a CDS encoding nucleotidyltransferase family protein: MKTREEYITLITSHAEKLQNTFGITSLRLFGSVARNQHHDGSDVDIYVEMPPKFFLVVRLKVYLEELLDSPVDIIRKHQHLNPFLLKEVERDGIEVIANRNER, encoded by the coding sequence ATGAAAACAAGAGAAGAATACATAACCCTCATCACATCTCATGCCGAAAAACTGCAAAACACCTTCGGCATCACCTCCCTGCGCCTCTTTGGTTCTGTAGCAAGAAACCAGCACCATGATGGCAGCGATGTGGATATCTATGTAGAAATGCCCCCTAAGTTTTTTCTAGTAGTCCGCCTGAAGGTATACTTGGAAGAACTTTTAGACAGCCCTGTAGATATTATCCGGAAGCACCAACACCTCAATCCCTTCCTACTCAAGGAAGTTGAGAGAGATGGGATTGAAGTGATAGCAAACAGAAATGAGCGGTAA
- a CDS encoding very short patch repair endonuclease, with protein MSDRLTIEQRHNNMAAIRGRDTKPEILVRKFLWSRGFRYRLNHPRLPGKPDIVLRKYRTCILVNGCFWHGHEGCKYYVVPKSNTGFWMEKIRRNRERDHEVLHRLAEMGWHTIVIWECELKPAVREKTLESLAFTLNHIYLEDHHIRRYELPEEEPEMVAEPEPRRRD; from the coding sequence ATGTCGGATCGTTTGACCATAGAACAGCGCCACAACAATATGGCGGCAATAAGGGGCAGGGATACCAAACCGGAGATTCTTGTCAGGAAATTTCTGTGGAGTAGGGGATTCAGGTATCGGCTCAATCACCCGCGGTTGCCGGGCAAGCCGGACATCGTGCTGAGGAAATATCGCACCTGTATTCTGGTGAACGGATGCTTCTGGCACGGACACGAGGGGTGCAAGTATTATGTGGTGCCGAAATCGAACACCGGGTTCTGGATGGAGAAGATCAGGAGGAACCGGGAGAGGGACCATGAGGTGCTGCACCGGCTGGCTGAAATGGGATGGCATACCATCGTGATATGGGAATGTGAACTGAAGCCGGCGGTAAGGGAGAAAACGCTGGAGTCGCTCGCCTTTACGCTGAACCATATCTATCTGGAAGATCATCATATCAGAAGATATGAATTGCCGGAAGAAGAGCCGGAAATGGTGGCGGAGCCGGAACCAAGGCGTCGTGATTAG
- a CDS encoding AAA family ATPase → MEDYDKLMVGDQSTDGRIIIADKDRLCYLVKSGSKGSFSIRTISKQLLGEFIDYYRKNPNKKAEDARVELKELSDIDKYEYGYNATLTAMAKMVLDPKNELVRKGNPAESSRAENHLLKTTGLQQIYYGAPGTGKSKTIKDLTFGESVIRTTFHPDSDYASFVGTYKPITEEVDLRDCYGKKVIDDDTKEVVKEERIAYKFIPQAFLEAYVEAWKKLGSSKKQFLIIEEINRGNCAQIFGDLFQLLDRNEYGFSDYPIVADKDMQKYLEKEFEGWEITNKDEINQLYGEANMVNLIMKGERLVLPSNLYIWATMNTSDQSLFPIDSAFKRRWDWKYVPIREGRDKETNAHLNWYINTGDKQYKWWSFIKKVNDLIGSLTNSEDKKLGYFFCKAKDGEIDADLFVSKVIFYLWNDVFKDYGFDDKDFQDEEGKILSFDRFYEDKNGKTNVDIAIVEQFLENLGVEEYISEEEDSDDSYENESDLELNNNTNSNQRSYDKTKYRVNGSSELLNKKEMALAVIEYLVNNKKETYSEILADITRFINPKKTDRIVIKVEDYPQWKEKHKNDTGKRWNFDHPLTTIDNVEFYFTTQWGIDNIDLIIELAKSKGCTVESVE, encoded by the coding sequence ATGGAAGATTACGATAAACTTATGGTTGGCGACCAATCAACAGACGGGCGCATTATAATTGCTGATAAAGACAGACTTTGCTATCTGGTAAAATCAGGGAGCAAAGGCAGTTTTAGTATTCGTACCATATCCAAGCAATTGCTGGGAGAATTTATAGACTACTATAGAAAGAATCCCAACAAAAAGGCTGAGGATGCCAGAGTAGAACTCAAAGAACTGTCTGACATTGATAAATATGAATATGGCTACAACGCTACGTTGACAGCAATGGCTAAGATGGTTCTTGACCCAAAGAACGAACTCGTCAGAAAAGGGAATCCAGCAGAATCTTCTCGTGCAGAAAACCATTTGCTTAAGACTACAGGCCTTCAGCAGATTTACTATGGTGCTCCTGGCACAGGTAAATCAAAGACCATCAAGGACTTGACTTTCGGAGAGAGCGTGATTCGTACTACATTTCATCCCGACTCAGATTACGCCTCTTTTGTAGGTACTTATAAACCTATTACAGAAGAAGTTGATCTCCGAGATTGCTATGGCAAAAAGGTCATCGACGACGATACAAAGGAAGTCGTAAAGGAAGAAAGAATTGCCTACAAGTTCATTCCTCAGGCTTTTCTCGAAGCCTATGTTGAAGCGTGGAAGAAACTAGGCTCCAGCAAAAAGCAATTTCTCATTATCGAGGAAATAAACCGAGGCAATTGTGCCCAAATCTTTGGTGATCTGTTCCAATTGCTCGACCGCAACGAATATGGTTTTTCTGATTATCCTATCGTTGCAGATAAGGATATGCAGAAGTATCTCGAAAAGGAATTTGAAGGATGGGAGATTACGAATAAAGACGAAATCAACCAGCTCTATGGCGAAGCCAATATGGTAAACCTCATCATGAAGGGAGAGCGCCTTGTTCTGCCTTCAAACCTCTATATTTGGGCTACAATGAACACCAGCGACCAGAGTCTCTTCCCTATCGACTCTGCCTTTAAACGCCGCTGGGATTGGAAGTATGTACCTATTCGCGAAGGTCGTGACAAAGAAACCAATGCTCATCTCAACTGGTACATCAACACGGGAGATAAGCAGTACAAATGGTGGTCATTTATCAAAAAGGTTAACGACCTGATTGGCTCACTTACCAATTCAGAAGACAAGAAACTCGGCTATTTCTTCTGCAAGGCAAAGGATGGCGAAATCGATGCCGATTTATTCGTAAGCAAGGTTATCTTCTATCTCTGGAATGATGTGTTTAAAGACTATGGTTTCGATGATAAGGACTTTCAGGATGAAGAAGGCAAGATTCTGTCTTTCGATAGATTCTATGAGGATAAGAACGGCAAAACTAACGTTGATATAGCTATCGTTGAGCAGTTCTTGGAGAATTTGGGAGTAGAGGAATACATTTCAGAAGAAGAGGATTCTGATGATTCATACGAAAACGAATCAGATTTGGAACTTAACAATAATACCAATAGCAATCAGCGTTCATACGACAAGACGAAATATCGAGTTAATGGAAGCAGCGAACTCCTAAATAAGAAAGAAATGGCTCTTGCTGTAATAGAATATCTGGTTAATAATAAGAAAGAGACATATTCTGAAATTTTAGCAGATATAACCAGATTTATCAATCCGAAGAAGACTGATAGAATAGTTATTAAAGTGGAGGACTATCCTCAATGGAAAGAGAAACATAAAAATGACACTGGTAAACGTTGGAACTTCGATCATCCTTTAACAACAATAGATAACGTCGAATTTTATTTTACAACACAATGGGGCATAGATAATATCGATCTTATTATTGAATTAGCAAAATCAAAAGGATGTACTGTTGAATCCGTAGAATAA